One segment of Deltaproteobacteria bacterium DNA contains the following:
- a CDS encoding YdbL family protein, which yields MMNTYRKALWITTSVFLSLIVACVTINIYFPAEKVESVAGEIVDEIRSQTPDGKGSFFWKGRGLHLRETLMALACAPAWADELSVSNPTIRSLKAQMKARYAQMKPFYEKGMLKEGNDGYVSLGNAAGLGLKEKRDLNSLVSAENNDRRQLYLEVAKALKIDPSQVNRVAEIFAKEWQKPVR from the coding sequence ATGATGAACACCTATCGAAAGGCTTTATGGATAACAACGTCGGTCTTTTTATCGTTGATCGTTGCCTGCGTGACCATCAACATTTACTTTCCGGCGGAGAAGGTGGAATCGGTTGCCGGAGAGATTGTGGATGAGATCAGAAGTCAGACGCCGGACGGAAAAGGGAGCTTTTTCTGGAAGGGGAGGGGCCTCCATCTGAGGGAAACCCTGATGGCCCTGGCGTGCGCCCCTGCGTGGGCCGACGAGCTGAGCGTATCCAATCCCACCATCCGGAGCCTCAAGGCGCAAATGAAGGCCCGGTATGCCCAGATGAAACCCTTTTATGAAAAGGGGATGCTCAAGGAGGGGAATGACGGCTATGTCTCCTTAGGCAATGCCGCGGGGTTGGGGCTCAAGGAGAAGCGGGATCTCAACAGCCTTGTCAGCGCCGAGAACAACGACAGGCGGCAGCTCTATCTGGAGGTGGCCAAGGCCCTCAAGATCGATCCGAGCCAGGTCAACCGGGTGGCTGAGATCTTTGCCAAGGAATGGCAAAAGCCGGTCCGGTAA
- a CDS encoding SAM-dependent chlorinase/fluorinase yields the protein MVTLLTDFGLEDPYVCMMKGVILSINPAARIIDISHHVTPGAVGQAAQMLQETYPYFPEGTVHVAVVDPGVGTDRRAIVLLARSHLFVGPDNGTFSPIMEACPEAEVIHLSKTRYFLEHVSNTFHGRDIFAPVAAHLSQGIDPLDMGPVIHDPIHLKFPAPYRKGGSLYGLVVRIDRFGNLITNIRAADIAEFSAGSVLIVRIGDLRIEGIRRTYAQTAPGEALALLGSSGYLEIAVNRGRAADRTGIDPTEIIGREVEVSRVQGDSHQS from the coding sequence GTGGTGACCCTTCTCACCGATTTCGGGCTGGAAGACCCCTATGTGTGCATGATGAAAGGCGTTATCCTTTCCATCAATCCCGCCGCCCGCATCATCGACATCAGCCATCATGTCACGCCGGGGGCCGTCGGCCAGGCCGCACAGATGTTGCAGGAAACCTATCCCTATTTCCCGGAGGGAACCGTCCATGTGGCCGTGGTGGATCCGGGGGTGGGCACTGACCGCCGGGCCATTGTTTTACTCGCCCGATCCCATCTTTTTGTGGGTCCGGACAACGGCACTTTCTCGCCCATCATGGAGGCCTGCCCGGAGGCCGAGGTCATCCATCTTTCCAAGACCCGATACTTTCTGGAGCATGTCAGCAACACATTTCACGGCCGCGACATCTTTGCCCCGGTGGCAGCCCATCTCTCCCAGGGGATCGATCCCCTGGACATGGGTCCGGTCATCCACGATCCCATCCATTTGAAATTCCCTGCGCCTTACCGGAAAGGAGGGTCCCTTTACGGCCTGGTCGTCCGGATCGATCGTTTCGGGAACCTGATCACCAACATCCGGGCCGCGGACATCGCGGAATTCTCAGCAGGGAGCGTTTTGATCGTCCGTATCGGGGATCTGCGTATTGAAGGGATACGACGGACCTATGCCCAAACCGCCCCGGGAGAGGCCCTGGCCCTGTTGGGGAGCTCCGGTTATCTTGAGATCGCGGTCAACAGGGGCCGGGCCGCGGATCGCACAGGGATCGACCCAACGGAAATTATCGGTAGGGAGGTGGAGGTGAGCCGGGTCCAGGGGGATTCACATCAGTCCTGA
- a CDS encoding HNH endonuclease → MYFDFPDVSDADIRREKEKARRLRKTHWWNSRIEKGVCYYCRRRVGRETLTMDHVVPLARGGRSSKGNIVAACKECNNKKNYLLPVEWEEYLKSLDALQD, encoded by the coding sequence ATGTACTTTGATTTTCCAGATGTGAGCGACGCGGATATCCGGCGCGAGAAGGAAAAGGCCAGGCGGCTCAGAAAAACCCACTGGTGGAACAGCCGGATCGAGAAGGGTGTTTGCTATTACTGCCGGCGCCGGGTGGGCCGTGAAACCCTGACCATGGACCATGTGGTCCCCCTGGCCAGGGGGGGGCGGAGCAGTAAGGGAAATATCGTTGCTGCCTGCAAGGAATGCAACAACAAAAAAAACTACCTCCTGCCGGTGGAGTGGGAGGAATACCTGAAGTCACTGGACGCCCTTCAGGACTGA
- a CDS encoding 1-acyl-sn-glycerol-3-phosphate acyltransferase → MIRYVSLNAFIGLWSILMCLWGLAISVVDKNGRKVHFHCAVPWARTILRVCGIRVNVQGLENVDPNVPRIYMTNHQSFFDIFALLACLPVNFKFILKQELMKIPFLGPAMKKAGYIGIEREDPRKAVLSMKQAADRIRNGASVVIFPEGTRSSDGRLQEFKRGGFNLAIKAGCDIVPIGIQDSFRIAPKGSLRIRRGSFGLRIGRPVSLSGLGKRDIPLLMERVRTEMVTQMEAQGSETGAKRNAAVKARLILLWLFSCLLWAVPGGSEGYVLPVEELIHKMTDRFSGFHALIVDQTAQVIPPREGETPKVVQERVWLKLPRYCRSQIIGRGKTPEAEPLASEARSEGPYRDTTFRWLLMADESDQILDFLSRQGVNIEVVALARLDGKVVYRIGDAFLKSPKLLIQRETYLPLLFSYVQPGSENLVSVRFDNFKEVGSGGYYPYRIDYAVEQEAPERLFLLNLRVNPPIQISFFEIAAEDAGSPEPETAPDKEAEERLEAVLQGLQKKYGK, encoded by the coding sequence ATGATCAGGTATGTGAGTCTGAACGCATTTATCGGCTTATGGTCAATCCTCATGTGCTTGTGGGGCCTGGCCATATCGGTGGTTGACAAGAACGGCAGGAAGGTCCATTTCCATTGCGCAGTGCCGTGGGCCAGGACCATACTCCGGGTGTGCGGGATCAGGGTGAATGTGCAGGGACTCGAAAACGTGGATCCGAACGTGCCGCGCATCTACATGACCAATCACCAGAGTTTCTTTGACATCTTCGCCCTCCTGGCATGCCTGCCGGTGAATTTTAAATTCATCCTGAAACAGGAACTGATGAAGATTCCCTTTCTGGGGCCTGCCATGAAAAAGGCCGGGTACATCGGGATCGAAAGGGAAGATCCGAGAAAGGCGGTTCTGAGCATGAAACAGGCCGCCGACCGCATCAGGAACGGGGCCTCGGTGGTGATTTTTCCGGAGGGGACCCGGAGTTCGGATGGAAGGCTTCAGGAATTCAAGCGGGGGGGGTTTAACCTGGCGATCAAGGCGGGGTGTGACATCGTCCCCATCGGCATTCAAGACAGTTTCCGGATCGCGCCCAAGGGGAGTCTCAGGATACGGAGAGGGTCTTTCGGATTGCGTATCGGAAGGCCGGTGTCGCTTTCAGGCCTGGGCAAGAGGGATATCCCTCTGCTCATGGAACGGGTGAGAACGGAGATGGTGACACAGATGGAAGCACAAGGTTCTGAAACAGGTGCAAAGAGAAATGCCGCCGTCAAGGCACGGCTCATCCTCCTCTGGCTCTTCTCATGCCTGTTGTGGGCCGTGCCCGGCGGTTCGGAAGGGTATGTCCTCCCGGTTGAGGAGTTGATCCACAAGATGACGGACCGGTTTTCCGGGTTTCATGCATTGATTGTGGATCAGACCGCTCAGGTCATCCCCCCCCGGGAGGGGGAGACCCCCAAGGTGGTGCAGGAGAGGGTATGGCTCAAATTGCCGCGATACTGCCGATCGCAGATCATCGGCAGGGGAAAGACCCCGGAGGCAGAACCCCTTGCTTCGGAGGCCCGGTCTGAAGGGCCGTACCGTGACACCACCTTCAGATGGCTCCTGATGGCCGATGAATCGGATCAAATCTTGGACTTCTTGTCCCGACAGGGGGTCAATATCGAGGTGGTGGCCCTGGCCCGGCTGGACGGAAAGGTGGTCTACCGCATCGGCGACGCCTTTCTTAAAAGTCCGAAACTCCTGATCCAGAGGGAGACCTATCTGCCGCTTCTGTTTTCTTATGTGCAGCCGGGGAGCGAGAACCTGGTGTCGGTCCGATTCGACAATTTCAAGGAGGTGGGCTCAGGAGGGTACTACCCCTACAGAATCGATTATGCTGTGGAACAAGAGGCGCCCGAACGTCTTTTTCTCCTCAACCTCCGCGTCAACCCGCCCATCCAGATCTCCTTTTTCGAGATTGCGGCAGAGGATGCCGGGTCGCCGGAACCTGAAACCGCACCTGACAAAGAAGCGGAAGAACGCCTGGAAGCGGTCCTCCAGGGCCTTCAGAAGAAGTACGGGAAGTAA
- a CDS encoding PAS domain S-box protein — translation MNANLRHFVNRISDFLFRIQGISLKWKLLIPFLLFSFIGTVVLAYIGLSSQQELIRQEERRGIRDFYSLFLTAISHKGEQALSMATIVAQDHRVQELLAQGDLDALREYTRPLYQQLKMNFGIQQFHFHIPPGKSFLRMHALSPAGEMISYRRAIMDVMKSGIGIATFEWGLTGLGMRGIVPIYHNDVLAGSFEIGFPFGTPFLEDLKTTWGPDVSVFEKRSENKFLLVATTKKEVSPSCPLGHLTPPLDGEPVILIAPAGHPASSILVGPIRDHYGEVMAIVEVEADRTEIIRRLARTLNLMIVVGATGILISFALIWVVAILFTRPIEVIVNRAREIAEGRREARLKPRPDDEIGRLTQSLNIMLDSLKERRRRIQEYARTLERKVEERTADLVFSEEKYRTLVDNLPLCVYRILYDGTTEFVNPYFTEKLGYTPEEVVSDKGFWAKHIWECDREEAEKIWEELRRDAKGFRVERVVKDREGRSYTFIDHAIPARDDKGDLKWLDGIMMDITMLKRLQDMALQTEEIKVLGEISARFAHEMRNPLVTAGGFARRLRDDLPKDDKHRQFADIIVEEVARLEYIVKVILSSIEPFTLSMAEVDLNPILRASLQSLKDEMIARGVHLQETMLPFTAKIQGDADMLGRAFDNILKHAVLSMYEGDTLFVSTRMEHDHLLITVRYRAETLAEEDLEQFFFPRFTGKDVSVVHDLPLTKIIIHRHGGKIDVSRKGEDVVLNIQLPLARQM, via the coding sequence ATGAACGCTAACCTCAGGCACTTCGTCAACCGCATATCCGACTTCTTGTTCAGGATCCAGGGGATCAGTCTGAAATGGAAGCTCCTGATCCCCTTTCTTCTCTTCTCCTTCATCGGCACCGTGGTGCTGGCATACATCGGATTAAGCTCCCAGCAGGAACTGATCCGGCAGGAAGAGCGAAGAGGGATCCGTGATTTCTACAGCCTGTTTCTAACAGCGATTAGTCACAAGGGAGAACAGGCCCTTTCCATGGCAACGATCGTCGCGCAAGACCACCGCGTGCAGGAATTGCTGGCACAAGGAGACCTTGACGCCCTCCGGGAATACACCCGGCCCCTGTATCAACAATTGAAAATGAATTTCGGAATTCAGCAGTTTCATTTTCATATCCCTCCGGGGAAATCCTTTCTGCGCATGCATGCATTGAGTCCGGCGGGCGAAATGATCTCCTACAGAAGGGCGATTATGGACGTCATGAAGAGCGGCATCGGCATTGCGACCTTTGAATGGGGATTGACGGGTCTGGGGATGCGAGGGATCGTTCCCATATACCACAACGACGTACTGGCCGGCAGCTTTGAAATCGGTTTCCCTTTTGGAACCCCTTTTCTGGAAGATCTCAAAACCACCTGGGGCCCTGACGTTTCGGTGTTTGAAAAAAGGAGTGAAAACAAATTTCTCCTTGTCGCCACCACCAAGAAAGAGGTCTCGCCATCCTGTCCGCTGGGACACCTGACCCCGCCCCTGGACGGTGAACCGGTTATCCTCATCGCACCTGCCGGTCATCCTGCCAGTTCCATCCTGGTCGGCCCCATCAGGGACCACTACGGCGAGGTCATGGCGATAGTTGAAGTTGAAGCCGACCGCACCGAGATCATCCGGCGGTTGGCCCGGACCCTGAATCTCATGATTGTTGTGGGGGCAACAGGGATCCTGATCTCCTTTGCGTTGATCTGGGTGGTGGCCATTCTTTTTACCCGGCCCATAGAGGTGATTGTCAACCGGGCCAGGGAAATCGCAGAAGGAAGACGGGAGGCCCGTTTGAAGCCGAGGCCTGACGATGAAATCGGACGGCTGACCCAATCCCTCAATATCATGCTCGATTCTCTCAAGGAACGGAGGCGAAGGATACAGGAGTATGCAAGAACCCTGGAAAGAAAGGTGGAGGAAAGGACTGCAGACCTGGTTTTCTCGGAGGAGAAATATCGTACCCTGGTGGACAATCTCCCCCTCTGCGTATACCGGATTCTTTATGACGGGACCACCGAGTTCGTGAATCCCTATTTCACGGAAAAACTGGGCTACACCCCCGAAGAGGTGGTGAGCGACAAGGGCTTCTGGGCAAAACATATCTGGGAGTGCGACAGGGAGGAGGCGGAAAAAATCTGGGAAGAGTTGAGGAGGGACGCCAAGGGATTCCGGGTGGAACGGGTGGTGAAGGACAGGGAAGGACGCAGTTACACCTTTATCGATCATGCCATTCCCGCAAGGGACGATAAGGGGGATCTCAAGTGGCTTGACGGCATCATGATGGACATCACCATGCTCAAACGTCTGCAGGACATGGCCCTGCAGACCGAAGAGATCAAGGTTCTGGGCGAAATATCCGCCCGGTTTGCCCACGAAATGAGGAATCCCCTGGTGACCGCCGGCGGGTTTGCCCGCCGGCTCCGGGATGACCTTCCCAAGGACGATAAGCACCGGCAGTTTGCAGATATCATCGTAGAAGAGGTGGCCAGGCTGGAATACATTGTCAAGGTCATCCTTTCTTCCATCGAGCCGTTTACCCTCTCCATGGCCGAAGTGGATCTGAATCCCATTCTCCGCGCTTCGCTTCAGTCGTTGAAAGACGAAATGATTGCAAGGGGAGTCCATCTCCAGGAGACGATGTTGCCTTTTACTGCAAAGATCCAGGGCGACGCCGACATGCTGGGAAGGGCCTTTGACAATATTCTGAAGCACGCGGTCCTGTCCATGTACGAGGGGGATACCCTCTTTGTCTCCACCCGGATGGAGCACGATCATCTGTTGATAACCGTCCGCTACAGGGCTGAAACTCTGGCGGAAGAGGATCTGGAGCAGTTCTTTTTTCCCCGGTTTACCGGAAAGGATGTGTCCGTTGTGCACGACCTCCCCCTTACCAAGATTATCATCCACCGACATGGGGGGAAGATCGACGTGTCTCGCAAGGGAGAAGACGTGGTCTTGAATATCCAACTCCCTCTGGCACGCCAGATGTGA
- the mtgA gene encoding monofunctional biosynthetic peptidoglycan transglycosylase translates to MLKWICAILFVCFVLSVLEVALLKWVNPRVTVMSARQWIRHLAGDGEEAPRMHWRPLEEMSPYIRKAVLAGEDQRFLSHSGFDFTEINKAVKDMASSRGVRGASTITMQTARTVFLWPARSLFRKALEAYYTVLIELFWGKDRILEIYLNTVDWGKGIMGIEAASQRYFHVSSAHLTRGQAALLAAILPSPHRWSPTRPGPHTLRRQERILRDLDRMPLVVPLNGASNR, encoded by the coding sequence ATTCTGAAATGGATCTGCGCAATACTCTTTGTCTGTTTTGTCCTGAGCGTCCTGGAGGTGGCGCTCTTGAAGTGGGTGAATCCGCGGGTTACCGTCATGTCGGCCCGTCAATGGATCCGCCATCTGGCAGGGGATGGGGAAGAAGCGCCCCGAATGCATTGGCGGCCGCTGGAGGAGATGTCCCCCTATATTCGAAAAGCGGTTCTCGCAGGCGAGGATCAACGGTTTTTGTCCCATAGCGGGTTCGATTTTACAGAGATCAACAAAGCCGTGAAGGACATGGCCTCGAGCAGGGGGGTGAGAGGGGCCAGCACCATTACCATGCAGACGGCGCGGACCGTTTTTCTATGGCCGGCCAGGAGCCTGTTCAGGAAGGCCCTGGAGGCATACTATACGGTGCTCATCGAACTCTTCTGGGGAAAGGACAGGATCCTTGAGATCTATCTGAACACGGTGGACTGGGGAAAAGGGATCATGGGGATCGAAGCGGCTTCACAGCGCTATTTCCATGTCTCGTCAGCGCACCTGACCCGGGGCCAGGCAGCGCTCCTGGCGGCCATCCTCCCGAGCCCGCACCGATGGTCGCCGACCCGCCCCGGCCCCCATACCCTCAGGAGGCAGGAACGGATACTCAGGGATTTGGACAGAATGCCCCTGGTTGTCCCCCTGAATGGAGCATCCAACCGGTAA
- the mazG gene encoding nucleoside triphosphate pyrophosphohydrolase, with the protein MTGDRLSVAIRSLVDLVARLRGPGGCPWDAKQTDDTLKIYLIEEAYEVLDAIEGASPREVCSELGDLLFQIVFLAHLASERKEFDLADVMETIAKKMIRRHPHVFGNVQVENAEDVASNWARIKQRETGMPEDISASLKKVPSGSPALLRGHRMGERAAKAGFDWANADDVWAKVDEELKELRTAMDDGNPEAMASELGDLLFTLTNLARHWGENAENLMRDANQKFLRRFEKMERRLTDSGVGLEEATPDQMNSAWEAIKEREG; encoded by the coding sequence ATGACCGGAGATAGACTATCCGTTGCGATTCGATCCCTGGTGGATCTGGTGGCCCGGCTCAGGGGGCCAGGAGGCTGCCCATGGGATGCCAAACAGACCGATGATACCCTGAAGATCTATCTGATCGAGGAGGCGTACGAGGTCCTGGATGCCATTGAGGGCGCATCTCCCCGGGAGGTCTGCTCGGAATTGGGGGACCTCCTGTTTCAGATCGTATTTCTGGCCCATCTGGCGTCTGAGCGGAAAGAGTTTGATCTTGCGGATGTGATGGAGACGATCGCAAAAAAGATGATTCGCAGGCACCCCCATGTCTTCGGTAATGTACAGGTGGAAAATGCCGAGGATGTCGCGTCCAACTGGGCCAGGATCAAACAGAGGGAAACCGGGATGCCGGAGGATATTTCCGCTTCGCTGAAAAAGGTTCCCTCGGGTTCGCCGGCCCTTCTGAGGGGCCACAGGATGGGCGAACGGGCCGCCAAGGCAGGATTCGACTGGGCCAATGCAGATGACGTCTGGGCCAAGGTCGATGAAGAGTTGAAAGAGTTGAGGACGGCCATGGATGACGGGAATCCGGAGGCCATGGCCTCGGAATTGGGGGATCTCCTCTTCACCCTTACGAACCTGGCGCGGCACTGGGGTGAAAATGCCGAGAATCTGATGCGAGACGCGAACCAGAAGTTCCTGAGGCGATTTGAGAAGATGGAAAGACGATTGACGGATTCGGGTGTTGGGTTGGAAGAGGCTACCCCGGATCAGATGAACTCGGCGTGGGAAGCGATAAAAGAGCGCGAGGGATAA
- a CDS encoding CvpA family protein produces the protein MNLFDVLILACMIFLIVRGIFRGFVRELGSLAGIFLGIWAAYVYHPEMTGVLGSFLPAWKYLPLLSVVLIVVILLVLCNVFAWLLHKFLRKVFLGWADRTLGAGLAILKGVVIIYFAIVLMTYFVPSKSPFITDSKLAPVIVHSYQSVVGLLSPGTYENLKKRFTGQKERIPGALSGPRRDPAGDHDRR, from the coding sequence ATGAATCTATTCGATGTGCTGATCCTCGCCTGTATGATTTTCCTGATCGTTCGGGGCATATTCCGCGGATTTGTCAGGGAATTGGGGTCGCTCGCAGGCATTTTCCTGGGTATCTGGGCGGCCTATGTGTATCACCCGGAGATGACCGGTGTTCTTGGGTCCTTTTTACCGGCCTGGAAATACCTCCCCCTGCTCAGCGTTGTCCTGATAGTGGTCATACTCCTTGTTCTCTGCAATGTGTTTGCCTGGTTGCTCCATAAGTTCCTTAGAAAGGTGTTTCTGGGCTGGGCTGACAGGACACTGGGGGCGGGCCTTGCCATCCTCAAGGGGGTGGTCATTATCTATTTTGCAATTGTCCTGATGACCTATTTTGTCCCCTCCAAGTCGCCTTTCATCACCGACTCAAAACTGGCGCCGGTGATCGTCCATTCCTATCAGTCTGTGGTGGGACTCTTATCTCCAGGGACCTATGAAAATCTGAAGAAGCGGTTTACAGGACAGAAGGAACGGATCCCCGGCGCGCTCTCAGGGCCGAGGAGGGATCCTGCCGGAGACCATGACCGGAGATAG
- a CDS encoding queuosine precursor transporter: MQKRENKTMATYSSWFVIVVAVFITSLLTANITSVKLISLWGLVLPAGIVIFPVSYIAGDVLTEVYGYGRARRVIWLGFSCNLLMVIVIWLGQVMPPVAFWDGQTAYERILGYAPRLLCASFLAYLAGEFLNAYVMAKMKIATKGRWLWTRTITSTLVGQGVDSLIFITIAFAGTLPIGAMALGIITQWLVKSAYEAVATPVTYKVVGFLKRQEGLDAFDHDTRFNPLLIREQP, encoded by the coding sequence ATGCAGAAACGTGAAAACAAGACCATGGCCACCTACTCCTCCTGGTTCGTGATCGTGGTGGCGGTATTCATCACGAGCCTCCTTACCGCCAACATCACGTCGGTCAAACTGATCAGCCTCTGGGGTCTGGTGCTGCCCGCGGGCATTGTCATCTTCCCGGTGAGTTATATCGCGGGTGATGTCCTGACGGAGGTGTACGGGTACGGCCGGGCGCGGCGGGTTATCTGGCTCGGGTTTTCCTGCAATCTCCTGATGGTGATCGTTATCTGGCTGGGCCAGGTCATGCCTCCGGTCGCATTCTGGGACGGACAGACGGCCTACGAGCGGATATTGGGCTATGCCCCAAGACTCCTGTGCGCCTCCTTCCTGGCATACCTTGCAGGGGAATTTCTTAACGCCTATGTCATGGCAAAGATGAAAATCGCCACAAAGGGACGCTGGTTGTGGACGCGCACCATAACCTCCACACTGGTGGGGCAGGGGGTCGACTCCCTGATATTCATTACCATCGCCTTTGCCGGGACCCTCCCCATCGGGGCCATGGCCCTCGGCATCATCACCCAATGGCTGGTTAAATCCGCCTATGAGGCGGTTGCCACCCCGGTTACATATAAGGTGGTGGGATTTTTAAAGCGACAGGAAGGACTGGATGCCTTTGATCATGATACCCGTTTCAACCCGCTTCTGATCAGAGAACAGCCATAA
- a CDS encoding DUF4301 family protein produces MEPYAFSEQDLKQMEDWGLTSAEVNRQLEIFNRPASFLKLTAPCTVEDGIRTFDREKRDTLAAVYESKGPGRDCVKFVPASGAASRMFKVLLRYFHRDGEITRSMVAGEAAAGSPDAEQFLIFADGLKRFAFFRDLQSVMEDHNLRVDALLKEGRFRDILGFLLTDKGLDYADLPKGLLKFHEYPTGSRTAFEEHLVEAASYVTRRDGRCVLGFTVSPEHMDRFNATLQEAKGVYEEKFKVQYAVSFSVQDPSTDTIAVDLDNAPFRQEDGSLLFRPGGHGALLRNLHLIDGEIIFIKNIDNVVPDHLKPETSLWKKITAGYLLEMQGRIFGFMEKLASGNTDPRLLDQAADFLEKELLISVPGHMKQGPPEERRAYLAERLDRPIRVCGMVRNVGEPGGGPFWVEDGSGQRSIQIVETAQIDFDSAQQREIFDASTHFNPVDLVCGVKDWQGRPFDLTRFVDPDAVFISRKFKDGKDLKALEHPGLWNGSMSGWITQLVEVPDITFNPVKTVNDLLRKGHQPAG; encoded by the coding sequence ATGGAACCATATGCATTCAGTGAACAGGACCTCAAACAGATGGAGGACTGGGGTCTCACGTCAGCGGAGGTAAACCGGCAACTGGAGATTTTCAACAGGCCCGCCTCTTTTCTGAAGCTGACAGCCCCCTGTACCGTCGAAGACGGCATCCGGACCTTTGACCGGGAAAAGAGGGACACCCTGGCCGCTGTCTATGAGAGCAAGGGCCCCGGCCGTGACTGCGTCAAGTTTGTGCCCGCATCCGGGGCCGCCTCCCGGATGTTCAAGGTCCTTCTCCGCTATTTTCACCGGGATGGGGAGATCACGAGGTCGATGGTTGCCGGGGAGGCGGCCGCAGGGAGTCCGGATGCGGAGCAATTCCTCATTTTTGCAGACGGGCTGAAAAGGTTTGCATTTTTCAGGGATCTTCAATCTGTTATGGAAGATCACAATCTCAGGGTGGATGCCCTCCTGAAGGAGGGGCGCTTCAGGGACATCCTCGGGTTCCTCCTCACCGATAAGGGACTCGATTATGCGGATCTGCCCAAGGGGCTCCTCAAGTTTCATGAATATCCCACAGGGAGCCGGACGGCCTTTGAAGAGCATCTGGTGGAGGCCGCATCCTATGTGACCCGGAGAGATGGGCGGTGTGTCCTCGGCTTTACGGTCTCACCGGAGCACATGGACAGGTTTAACGCTACTCTCCAAGAGGCCAAAGGGGTATATGAGGAGAAATTCAAAGTTCAGTATGCCGTCTCTTTTTCCGTTCAGGACCCTTCCACAGACACCATCGCCGTAGACCTGGACAATGCCCCTTTCCGGCAGGAGGACGGGAGCCTGTTGTTCCGTCCGGGGGGCCATGGCGCACTCCTGAGAAACCTCCACCTTATTGACGGGGAAATCATTTTTATTAAAAATATCGATAATGTGGTTCCGGATCATCTCAAACCCGAAACCTCCCTGTGGAAAAAGATTACCGCCGGGTATCTCCTGGAGATGCAGGGTCGGATCTTTGGCTTTATGGAGAAACTGGCCTCCGGGAATACAGATCCCCGGCTTCTGGACCAGGCAGCCGATTTTCTGGAAAAGGAACTCCTGATTTCCGTGCCGGGGCATATGAAACAGGGGCCCCCTGAAGAGAGAAGGGCCTATCTTGCGGAAAGACTCGATCGCCCGATCAGGGTGTGCGGCATGGTAAGGAATGTGGGCGAGCCCGGGGGAGGGCCTTTCTGGGTTGAGGACGGGTCCGGCCAGCGATCAATCCAGATCGTGGAAACCGCCCAGATCGATTTCGATTCCGCTCAACAGCGGGAGATCTTTGACGCCTCCACCCATTTCAATCCGGTGGACCTGGTCTGCGGGGTCAAGGACTGGCAGGGGAGGCCGTTCGATCTGACCCGGTTTGTCGATCCCGATGCCGTCTTCATCTCCCGTAAATTTAAGGATGGAAAGGACCTCAAGGCACTGGAACACCCGGGTCTCTGGAACGGATCGATGTCCGGTTGGATCACCCAGCTGGTGGAGGTCCCGGATATCACATTCAACCCGGTGAAGACGGTCAACGACCTTCTGCGGAAAGGGCACCAGCCCGCCGGATAG